A genomic segment from Polyangium mundeleinium encodes:
- a CDS encoding DUF3025 domain-containing protein: MIAWDSGFFRKSSLYWPIRDVAARFEGALEWPAVEAVDETLSEAAGVHFRLQPPRPRRRRGRRPVDPSSLYDARIHVEGWVPTRPSNWHDFLNALVWATFPAGKRALHARQHRTVAARLGDAPKALPDRRTREQDGLAMLDEGSLLLLADEGRVPAIMAALEARDTLAVQNEMAEGSALALVFGHALYESLLPEDRRSIWAMVALLPCPGPLPTERRACTRLADARLAELLTTPGTFSRPETFRSLPLDERVLCGESVLRREPGGELFG, translated from the coding sequence GTGATCGCCTGGGATTCGGGGTTCTTCCGGAAAAGCTCCCTCTACTGGCCCATCCGGGATGTGGCGGCGCGCTTCGAAGGGGCCCTCGAGTGGCCGGCGGTCGAGGCTGTGGACGAGACGCTCTCCGAGGCTGCGGGTGTCCACTTTCGCCTCCAGCCGCCGCGCCCTCGGCGCCGTCGCGGCCGCAGGCCGGTCGACCCGTCCTCGCTCTATGACGCCCGCATCCATGTCGAGGGGTGGGTGCCGACGCGGCCTTCGAACTGGCATGATTTCCTGAATGCGCTCGTGTGGGCCACGTTTCCGGCGGGCAAGCGCGCGCTGCATGCTCGGCAGCACCGGACTGTCGCGGCGCGGCTCGGGGATGCGCCCAAGGCGCTGCCGGATCGGCGTACGCGTGAGCAGGACGGGCTTGCGATGCTCGACGAGGGCAGCCTGCTCCTGCTCGCCGACGAGGGACGCGTCCCTGCCATCATGGCGGCGCTCGAGGCGCGGGACACGTTGGCTGTGCAGAACGAAATGGCCGAAGGGAGCGCGCTTGCCCTCGTCTTTGGCCATGCGCTGTATGAGAGCCTCTTGCCGGAGGACCGCCGGTCGATCTGGGCGATGGTGGCTCTGCTCCCCTGCCCTGGGCCTTTGCCGACCGAGCGCCGTGCATGCACTCGGCTTGCGGATGCGCGCCTTGCGGAGCTCCTCACGACGCCGGGGACCTTCTCGCGGCCTGAGACGTTCCGGAGCTTGCCGCTCGACGAGCGGGTGCTTTGCGGGGAATCAGTTCTTCGACGCGAGCCAGGCGGCGAGCTCTTCGGGTGA